A window from Strix uralensis isolate ZFMK-TIS-50842 chromosome 15, bStrUra1, whole genome shotgun sequence encodes these proteins:
- the BEST1 gene encoding bestrophin-1, giving the protein MTVTYTNRVADARLGTFSQLLLQWKGSIYKLLYSEFLIFISLYFTISLVYRLILSESQRLMFEKLALYCNSYAELIPVSFVLGFYVALVVSRWWAQYESIPWPDRIMNLVSCNVDGEDEYGRLLRRTLMRYSNLCSVLILRSVSTAVYKRFPSMEHVVRAGLMTPEEHKKFESLNSPHNKFWIPCVWFSNLAVKARNEGRIRDSVLLQGILNELNTLRSQCGRLYGYDWISIPLVYTQVVTVAVYSFFLACLIGRQFLDPEKAYPGHELDLFVPVFTFLQFFFYAGWLKVAEQLINPFGEDDDDFETNWLIDRNLQVSLMAVDEMHQDLPILEKDLYWNEPDPQPPYTAATAEYKRPSFLGSTFDISMQKEEMEFQPLEQIKENEEANHSTPLLGHLGRLLGVQSPNFSRSSSRMNLLRRRGDPTSPFSHYTYQDMGKSGSPCSINQPRGDSSSQEQWDNEDGKLREFDAFMSTPFYERPGFYSAPQTPISSIPMIFPSRRQGRKKPPALSSIAACSTSLRDVIVNSSPSKVSDTYKSQSSLGSGAKETFIWPTDRGKGPDALVTVEEKSNSNGKSREAVTTGSPGTQSAASDSPKFPFLAEYPDHEIQGSFKSLKSFKASHPPWLTLENTASATPNSEHSSAFHTPSNKTPGGSASLCFSFTPVTSPVLERSHPGNVGLDTHSLSLEDAASAPDQHPAEVSRNTRDNGNGSTATPPTKEPRRAESPSPNDSGISLAEGDYVGLMEVITESSESTCEEQIDQYS; this is encoded by the exons ATGACAGTGACATACACCAACCGTGTGGCTGACGCCCGCCTAGGCACCTTCTCACAGCTCCTGCTCCAATGGAAAGGAAGTATCTACAAACTTCTCTACTCTGAGTTCCTGATTTTCATCTCTCTCTACTTCACCATCAGTCTTGTCTACAG GCTGATCCTGAGCGAGAGCCAAAGGCTGATGTTTGAGAAGCTGGCGCTCTACTGCAACAGCTATGCTGAGCTAATCCCCGTGTCCTTTGTGCTGG GTTTCTACGTGGCTCTGGTGGTGTCTCGCTGGTGGGCTCAGTACGAGAGCATCCCGTGGCCTGACCGGATCATGAACTTGGTCTCCTGCAATGTGGATGGGGAGGACGAGTATGGGCGGCTCCTGCGTCGCACCCTCATGCGCTACAGCAACCTGTGCAGCGTGCTGATCCTGCGCTCGGTCAGCACTGCTGTCTACAAGCGCTTCCCCAGCATGGAGCACGTCGTGAGGGCAG GCCTCATGACACCAGAAGAGCACAAGAAGTTTGAGAGCTTGAATTCCCCCCACAACAAGTTTTGGATCCCATGTGTGTGGTTCTCCAATCTGGCTGTGAAGGCAAGGAACGAGGGGAGGATCCGGGACAGCGTGCTGCTCCAAGGCATCCTGAAT GAGCTCAACACCTTGCGCAGCCAGTGCGGGCGACTCTACGGGTATGACTGGATCAGCATCCCCCTGGTCTACACTCAG GTGGTGACCGTGGCTGTTTACAGCTTCTTCCTGGCCTGTCTGATCGGGCGGCAGTTCCTGGATCCAGAAAAAGCATATCCTGGCCATGAGCTAGATCTCTTCGTGCCTGTCTTTACATTTTTACAGTTCTTCTTCTACGCTGGCTGGTTAAAG GTGGCCGAGCAACTCATCAACCCTTTTGGGGAGGACGATGACGACTTTGAAACCAACTGGCTCATCGACAGGAACCTGCAG GTCTCTCTTATGGCAGTAGATGAGATGCATCAGGATTTACCCATTCTGGAGAAGGACCTTTACTGGAACGAGCCTGACCCCCAGCCGCCCTACACTGCAGCCACCGCCGAGTACAAGCGCCCATCATTCCTTGGCTCGACTTTTGATATCAG CATGCAGAAAGAAGAGATGGAGTTCCAGCCCCTGGAGCAAATTAAAGAGAACGAGGAGGCCAACCACTCCACACCGTTACTGGGTCACCTAGGCCGCCTCCTCGGCGTCCAGTCACCAAACTTTTCCAGGTCCTCTTCCCGGATGAACCTGCTGCGCAGGCGAGGAGATCCCACATCCCCCTTCTCCCATTACACGTACCAAGACATGGGCAAGTCTGGAAGCCCTTGCAGCATCAACCAGCCAAGGGGAGACTCCAGCTCACAGGAGCAGTGGGACAATGAAGATGGAAAACTAAGGGAGTTTGATGCCTTCATGTCAACCCCATTTTACGAGAGACCTGGTTTCTACAGTGCTCCACAGACACCCATCAGCTCTATCCCCATGATTTTCCCTTCCAGACGCCAAGGCCGCAAGAAGCCTCCTGCGCTCTCCAGCATTGCCGCATGCTCCACTTCTCTTCGGGATGTCATTGTCAACTCCTCACCTTCCAAAGTCAGCGATACATATAAGAGCCAGAGTTCCCTTGGCTCAGGTgcaaaggaaacatttatttgGCCAACAGATCGGGGCAAAGGTCCTGACGCACTCGTAACTGTAGAAGAAAAGAGCAACTCTAATGGTAAAAGCAGAGAAGCTGTCACCACAGGAAGTCCGGGAACTCAGTCAGCAGCATCAGACAGCCCTAAATTCCCCTTCTTAGCAGAATACCCAGACCACGAGATACAGGGTAGCTTCAAGAGTCTGAAGAGCTTCAAAGCTTCCCACCCACCCTGGCTAACCCTGGAGAACACGGCATCAGCCACTCCCAATTCCGAGCATTCAAGTGCCTTTCACACCCCCAGTAACAAAACCCCTGGAGGTAGTGcctccctctgcttctccttcactCCTGTAACATCTCCAGTGCTGGAGAGATCCCACCCGGGGAACGTTGGCCTGGACACTCACAGCCTAAGTTTAGAAGATGCAGCCAGCGCTCCAGACCAGCACCCAGCAGAGGTTTCCAGGAACACAAGAGATAATGGAAACGGAAGCACTGCTACTCCCCCTACGAAAGAGCCAAGAAGAGCAGAGAGTCCATCCCCCAATGACTCCGGCATCTCTCTAGCTGAAGGTGACTACGTGGGGCTGATGGAGGTGATCACGGAGAGCAGCGAAAGCACGTGTGAAGAGCAGATAGATCAGTACAGCTAG
- the FTH1 gene encoding ferritin heavy chain, whose product MAAPPSQVRQNYHQDCEAAINRQINLELYASYVYLSMSYYFDRDDVALKNFAKYFLHQSHEEREHAEKLMKLQNQRGGRIFLQDIKKPDRDDWENGLTAMECALHLEKNVNQSLLELHKLATEKNDPHLCDFIETHYLDEQVKSIKELGDHVTNLRKMGAPKYGMAEYLFDKHTLGDSDNES is encoded by the exons ATGGCAGCGCCCCCTTCCCAGGTGCGCCAGAACTACCACCAGGACTGCGAAGCCGCCATCAACCGCCAGATCAACCTGGAGCTCTACGCCTCCTACGTGTACCTCAGCATG tcCTACTATTTTGACCGGGATGACGTGGCTCTGAAAAACTTTGCCAAGTATTTCCTGCATCAGTCCCATGAGGAACGTGAGCATGCTGAGAAACTGATGAAACTACAGAATCAGAGAGGTGGACGCATCTTCTTGCAGGACATCAAG AAGCCAGACCGTGATGACTGGGAGAATGGCCTGACTGCAATGGAGTGTGCCCTCCACCTGGAGAAGAATGTGAACCAGTCACTGTTAGAACTGCACAAATTGGCAACTGAGAAGAATGACCCACAC TTGTGTGACTTCATTGAGACTCACTACCTGGATGAACAGGTGAAGTCCATCAAAGAGCTGGGTGACCATGTGACCAACCTGCGGAAGATGGGGGCACCAAAATATGGCATGGCAGAGTACCTCTTTGACAAGCACACCCTAGGGGACAGTGACAATGAGAGCTGA